The Acidimicrobiales bacterium sequence AGGAAGCCGGAGGTCTCGGCATGGACGAGGTCGACCTCGTGCGCATCCTCGAGGAAGCCGGCTACGCCGGGGTGCCCGAGCCGCTCATGGAACACGCCGCGGTTGCCGTACCGGCCCTCGCACAGGCGGGGAGCCTCCACCTCGACGCGGCGATCGGCGGTGGCTCCCGCTACAGCATCTCGCTGTCGACCGGTGGTGGCCCCGTGCTCGCGGCCGGATCCGTCGATGCGTTGGTCGCGGAGGACGACGGCCTGCTGGCCGAGGTGGCCCGCGAGAGCTACGACGTCGTCCCCGTCGAGTCGATCGACCAGTCCCGGCGGTTGGCCCGCGTCGAGCTCACCGGTGACCCCACCGGGCTGTCCGGTGCCGACGCGGCGCTCGCCAACGATCGCGCCGCGCTCGGCACCGCCGCTCAATGCCTTGGTGTCGCCCGTCGGCTGCTCGACGCGACGGTCGAGTACGTCGGGGAGCGCCACCAGTTCGGCAAGCCGGTCGGCTCCTACCAGGCGGTGAAGCACCATCTGGCCAACGTGCGCATCGCCAACGAGTTCGCGGCGCCGCTCGTCTATCGCGCCGCGTGGTCGGTGGCGCATCCGGAGACGCACGACGAGGTCACCCGGGGGCGCGATGTCTCCATGGCGAAGGCCACCGCATCCGACGCGGTGGATCTCGCCTGCCGGGCGGCCCTCCAGTGCCACGGCGCGATCGGTTACACGTTCGAGTACGACCTGCAGCTCTGGTTGAAGCGGGGCTGGGCACTGGCCGCGGCCTATGGCGACGCGCGCCGACACCGCGACCGGGTGGCCGCGGCCCTGGAAATCTGACTCAGCCGACGAGGGCGGCGGCCGGTCGCACGACCTTGCTGCTCGCGTAGCCGAGGTTCGTCTTCACGAGGTGTGATCCCTTGCGCGCCTCGCAGTCGTCGCACGTCACGGCGTAGCGGCCGAGCCGGCCGTCGCGTCGTCGGGCGTGGCGGTCGCCGCACAGGTTGCAGGTGGTGTGGTGGCTCGTCATGGTCGTGCTCCGTCGTGAGTTCCCTTCCATGCGTCGGACCGATTGCGGCGTCGGTGAATGGGTCGCTCGGCCCGCTTTGTCCCGGAACGGGAGGTGGCCATGAGCCGTTTGGCCCAGCCGATGTGGTAGCTCCAGGGGATGCGCAGCCTCTCGATCGTCGTTCTCGCTGCGCTCCTGGCGGTCGGGTGCAGTGCCGACGACGGTGCTCCGGCGGCCGAGCCGGGACCAGCGACGGACGAAACGTCGTCCTCGGTGGGGGCCTCGACCACGACCACGACCACGACACTGCGTCCACCCGTCCCCACCGATCCGCCCCGGCCGCCGGCCGAGATGATCGGTGACCTGGTGCTGCCCTGTTCACCGACCGACCTCACCCCGATCGTCGACGCGGTCGGCATCACCGACGCGAGCATCACGATCGGCACCGGCTCTGATCGAGGCGGCATCGGCACGCCGGGTGCCGGCGTCGGCATCATCGAGATGATCGAGGCGCTCGCGGACCACTGCAACGCCCACGGCGGCCTCCACGGTCGGGACATCCGGGTTATCGAGTACGACGCGGCCGCGGTGGAGACCGTCGACCGGGTTCGCCGGGCGTGCGAGGAGGTGTCCGCCCTCGTCGGGCACGCCTTCCTCCAGTTGATCGAGGAGGCACTCACCGCGATCGACTGCGGGCTCGCCCGCTACCCGACCGGCCCCGGCCTGCTGCCGCCCACGCCGGTACGGCTCCACGGCCACCTCACGGCGGCGTTCGCCGACCCTGCGGCGAGCCGAATCGTGCTGGTCGGGCCCGACACCCCCGTCGAGGCTGCCGCTCGTGTCGCCCATGAAGCCGCGGTGACGGCCGCCGGCGGGGTGCTGGAGGTCGTGGGGACGGTCCCGTATCCGATCGACCGGGTGCCGGACTGGGACCGCCTCGTCGGCGAAGCCCGGGCGACCGGCGCCGGGCAGGTCGTGATCGTCGGCGGCTGCGATCAGGCGGTCGTCCCGTTCATCGAGGTGGCCGATCGGGCCGGCTGGGCCCCCATGATCCTGGCCTCGGCCGCGGCCTACGAGGCGGGATGTCTCGGTGTGGCGACGCCGGAGCGTCTCCTGCTGGAGTTGCCGTTCCTGCCGTTCGAGGACGGCGACGCGGCCCCGGCGGCCGCGGCCCACGAGGAGCTGCTCGCGTTGACGGCGGCGCCGCGCACCGGCACCGGGCTGCTGGCAGCCTCGGCGTTCTGGCGGTGGGCCGTCGACACCGCGGCCTGTCCGACCTCCGTCGGCGAGGAGTGTGCGTCGCCGCTGGCGGGACTCGACTGGAGCGCCGGCGGGCTGCACCCTCCGGTGTCGCCGGACGGCACGTCACCCGGTTGCGCGGTGGTCATGGGCATCGAAGACGGCGCGTTCGTGCGCCGGCTCCCGGTCGAGCCCGGCACCTACGAGTGCGAGCCGGTGTTCAGCGCGCCGTTGCCCGGCTGACCGGGACCGGGATCAGAGGAAGATGCGGCTGAGGTCGGCGACGCGGTCCGGCGTGAGGCACGCCTCGCCGACGGCGGCGGCGGCGATGATCAGGCCGATCGAGGCCGTGGCCCGGTCCTCGGCGACGGCGAGCAGGTAGTCGACCTCGAAGCCCACCAGGAACGGCACGGCGCAACGGGACTCGGTGCCCGTCAGCCCCGCCGCCTCGAGCGTGAGTCGGAGCTCGCGGGTGCAGTCCACGCTGGCGACGGCCGGCGGGATCTCGTCGGGGTCGACATAGCGGAACAGGAAGGTGGCGGCCTCGGCGCGGGAGACGACGGCATTCGGCGAGAACGTGGTCGCGCTCGTTCCGGTCGTGATCAGGTTCTCCGACATCCAGGAGATGGCTTCCTGCTGGTAGCTGCGGGTGACATCACGGAACGGATGCCGGGTCACGGCGTCGGGTTCGCCGGCGTAGCGCCACAGCATCACGGCGAAATCGCCGCGGGTGATCGAGGCATCGGGGTCGTACGTCCTCGCCGAGACGCCGGTGGTCAGCCCGGTGGCGTACAGCCAGCCGACGGGCTCCTGCTGATACGACGCCGTGACGTCGACGAACGGGTGCGGGCCGCTCTGGGGGTTGTTCCCCAGGCTGCGGTCGAGCCGATGGAGGAAGGCGGCGACCTGGCCGCGGGTCACATCGACGTCGGGGCCGAAGCAACCGATCTCGATGCCCTCGGTGATGTCCTCACCGACCATCCACTGGACGGCTTCGGTGTAGAAACGATCCGACTCGACATCGCCGAACCCGGCGGCGGCGCCGGCGGTGCCGGTCTGCGTGGCCAGGATGCCGATCACGAACGTGATCAGGACGATGAGGCGGGAGCGCGTGCGCGTGTGACTTCGCATGATGGGGGGAACATCCTTGGTCGAGGAGGCCGTCGGCACATCGGACCCCGCCCGCAGGAGTGCGGACCCGGGGAGTGCCGAACGGTGGACACTGGTCGATTCGACCGCCAAGGGTACCGGTAGGACCCGATTCGACTCCCGACGCGTGACCAACGTCACCTACGCTCCCGGCGTGCCGTCCCCGCCCGTCCCCGTTCCCGTGCGCCGTGTGCTCATCGTGATGGCGATGGAGATCGAGGCCGCCCCGCTGCGAGAGGCCCTCGGCGCGGCCCCTGTGGCCTCGCCGGACTGGGCGGACGCCCTCCCGTGCCGCCTCGCGACCTCGCCGGCGACGGCGTCTCGTCCCGAGGTGCTGCTCGCCGTCAACGGTGCTGATCCGCTGACGGGTGTGCCGTGCATCGGCACCACCGCGGCCGCGCTGACGACCCAGGTGGCGTTGACGGCCGGTCCGCCGCCGGACCTGGTGCTCTCCATCGGCACGTGTGGCGGATGGGCCCGTTCCGGCGCATCGATCGGCACCACGTATCTCGCCTGGCCCCACTTCTCCTGCCACGATCGGCGCATCGCCCTGCCGGGGATGCAGGCGTTCGCCGACGGTGACCTCGCGGCGGCCGACCTGCGGGTCCACGCCGCGCCCCTCGGCTGCGAACTGGGCATCGTCACCACCGGCGACAGCCTTGACGAATCGCCGACCGACCGCGAGCGCATCCTCGCGAACGGTGGTGTCGCCAAGGAGATGGAGGCCGCGGCGGTGGCATGGATCGCCCATCTCCACGGGATCCCGGTGAGCGGGGTCAAGACCGTGACGGATTTCGTGGACGCCGACGAGCCGACCGCCGAGCAGTTCACGGCGAACCTCGCGGCGGCGTCGTCGGCGCTGCAATCCACCACCCTCGCGTTGCTCGGCCGTCTCGCCGGTCCAGAATGATCCGATGCCCGATCCCGAGGTGACTGACGAGCAGATCGTGGAGACGCTGCGCGGCATCGGCCGGTCGATCCACGCCCGCGAGCCCGACGCCGACGCATGTGCGGCGATCGCCGGCCACCTCGCGGCCGTGCAGGCCCTGCTCGACGACGGCGAGCCTCGACGGCGCTGGTACGAGATGCCTCCCGAGGATCGCGACAACCGCCGGTTCTACCGCCAGCTCTCGACGTTCTCGGGGCGCCTCAACACGATCGCGCCGCCGATCGTCATCACGTCCGGCTCGATGCCGGACGGCGCGCCGGCGCTCATCGGGGCGGTGCGGCTCGACCGCCGCTACGAGGGTCCTCCGCGCGCGGTCCACGGTGGGATCCTCGCCGGGCTGTTCGACGAGCTGCTGGGTGGCGGCCAACGCCTCACGGGTGGGCCACCCGGGATGACGGGACGCCTCACGGTGCGCTATCGGCGCCCGACGCCGCTCGACACGGACCTGCAGTTCCGCGCCTGGATCGCGGACGAGCGCGAGCGCCGGGTCACCGTCAAGGCCGACTGCCGGGTGCTGACCCACGGTGCGCGCGACGGAGAGGCCGACGATGCCGCGCCGCCCACGGCCGAAGCCGAGGCGATCTTCCTGCGGGTCGACTATGACGGTCTCGAGCGGGTTCTGCGCGAACGCGAGGACGGCGCCGCGCCGGCGCCCGCACCCCGCGTGGAGCCGTCATGACGGATCACGTGGTCCTCGAGGCGCCCCGACCCGACGACGACCCGACACGGCCGCTCGTGTACTTCCTGTGCACGGGGAACGCCGCCCGCTCCGTGATGGGGTCCGCCATGCTGCGACTCCGCCTCGGGGCGGAGCCGCCGGTGTCCGTGGCGAGTGGCGGCACCCATGTGCTGCCGGGGCAGGTCATGAGCGTGCGCACCCGCACGGCGCTGGAGCGACATGGCATCCGCGACCCCCACCATCGCAGTCACCAGATCACCAGGTCCGACATCGAGCGGGCGACCGTCATCCTCTCGATGGAGCCCGACCATCTCCGGTGGATCCGCCGCATGCACCCCGAGGCGGCGCCGACGACCGGCAGCCTGAAACGGATCGTCCGTGATCTGGGTGGGCCGGCGGACGGCCCGCTCGAGGCACGCGTTGCCGCTTTGGGCCTGGCGACCGTCGAGTTCGAACCCTGGGAGGAAGTCGTCGATCCGGGCGGGGGTGAGCAGCCGGACTTCGACGTGGCCGCCGACGAGATCGCCGACCTCGTCGACCGACTCCACCGACTCCTGGTCTGACGATGCCGGAGCATCGTCGGCAGGGCCTGACGCTCGCGATCGCGGTCGGGGTCGTGGCGATGACGTTCGGTGTCCTCGCCGACGCGGCCGGACTGTCGCTCCCGCAGATCCTCGTGATGTCCGCGCTCGTCTTCACCGGCGCGTCGCAGTTCGCCGCCGTCTCGGTGATCGACGGCGGCGGTTCGGGTGGAGCGGCCGTCGGCTCGGCGATGCTGCTCGCCGCCCGCAACGCCCTGTACGGCCCGGTGCTCGCGAAGATCCTGCCGGGCCGGGGGCTGTCCCGGATGGCCGCTGCGCACCTGACGATCGACGAGACGACCGCGATGGCAACGGTGCAGGACGACGCGGAGACGGCGGCCGACGCCTTCTGGTGGACCGGGATCTGGCTGTGGTCGCTGTGGGTCCTCGGTTCGCTCGGTGGGGCGCTGATCGGCGCCGCGATCGGCGAGCCGGAGACGTGGGGACTCGATGCGGCGTTCCCCGCCGCGTTCATCTCGCTGCTCGCGCCCCATGTGCGCACCGCGCCCGGCCGCGTCGCCGCGATCCTCGGCGCCGGCCTCGCCATCGCGATGGTACCGATCTCGCCCGCCGGCGTACCGCTGCTCGTGGCGGCACTCGCCGTCGGGCCGGCGCTCGCCTGGAAGGTCAGGGAGGAAGACCGGTGAGCTGGTCGGCGATCATCGTCCTGGTGGCGGGGAGCTTCGGGTTCAAGCTCTTCGGACACGTCGTGCTGGCGAGGTTCGCCGTCGACGAGGGCTCCCGGAGCGGGGTCCTGCGCTGGTTCCCCGACCTCGCCGGCCTCATCCCGGCCGCGCTCTTCGCCGCCCTCATCGCCGTGCAGACCTTCAGCCTCGACGAGTCGCTCACGATCGACGCCCGGGCCGCCGGCCTCGTCGCCGGCGCCATCGCGGTCTGGCGTCGGGCCCCGTTCGTGCTCGTCGTGATCCTGGCGATGACCGTCACGGCCGCGATTCGCTGGCAGACTTCTGGGTGATGACCGAGCCCCAGCGCATCGTCGTGACCGGTGGCCACCGCTTGGAGGGGACCATCCGGGTCGGTGGCGCCAAGAACAGCGCGCTCAAGCTCATGGCTGCCACGCTGTTGGCCGAGGGCACGTACCGCTTCGGCAATGTTCCCCGCATCACGGACGTCGCGCTGATGTCCGATCTGCTGCGGGCCACCGGTACCGAGGTCGGGTGGGACGAGTCGGGTGACGAGCCGATCCTCGAGATCACCGTCCCGGGCACCATCGAACCGGTGGCGCCCTACGAGCTCGTCGAGCAGTTCCGAGCCTCGATCGTGGTGCTCGGGCCGATGCTCGCTCGCTGCGGCGAGGCACGGGTGGCCCTGCCCGGCGGCGACGACTTCGGCCCGCGGCCGATCGACATGCACATGCGGGGGCTCGCCGAGCTCGGCGCGGACTTCGAGACCCGCCACGGCTACATCCACGCGAGCGCGCCCAACCTCCTCGGCGCCCGTGTCCTGCTCGAGTACCCGAGCGTCGGCGCCACCGAGAACCTGCTGATGGCCGCCGTGCTCGCAAAGGGGACGACGGTTGTCGACAACGCGGCCCGTGAGCCGGAGATCGCGGACCTCTGCGAGCTGTTGAACAAGATGGGCGCCCGCATCGAAGGGTCGGGGTCCTCGACGCTGGTGATCGAAGGCGTCGAGACGCTGCATTCGTCCGACCACACGGTGATCCCGGACCGTATCGAGGCCGCGACGTACCTGGCCGCGCTCGGGATCGCCGGCGGCGAGGTCACCGTGGCCGGGGCCCGCCACGACCACATGGCCATGCTGTGTCAGAAGTTCGGCGAGATGGGCATGCGCATCTCGCCCGACTCCGGCGGCATCTGGGCGTTCGCCGGCACTCGGCTGCGGTCGAGCGACTGCTCGACCCTGCCGTATCCGGGGCTCGCGACCGACTTCAAGCCCTTCCTCGTCGCGGCGCTGGCCACCGCCGACGGCGTCGGCATCGTGACCGAGAACGTCTTCTCCGGTCGCTTCCGCTATGTCGACGAACTCCGACGCATGGGTGCCGACATCCGCACCGACAGCCACCACGCCGTGGTGCGCGGGGTCGAGCGCCTGTCGGGCGCGCCGGTGAAGGCCCACGACATCCGCGCCGGCGCCGCGCTCGTGATCGCAGGATTGGCGGCGGAGGGAGAGACGGTGGTGGCCGAGGCGCACCATGTCGCCCGCGGCTACGACGACATCGCCGGGAAGCTAAACGCGCTCGGAGCCGACGTCCGGGTCATCTGACGCCTGGGCGAGGGCGCGGCGGCGGGCGACCCAGAGCAACAGGGCGAAGACGGAGACCGGCCCGGCGACGAGGATGATCTCGTCCCATCCGCCCTGGTGGGCCAGCAGCAGTCCCGTCGCCATACCGCCACCCTACGGAATACCGTGCCGATGTCGGTGTTGAGGAAGGTGGCTGCCACACTTGGAGGCGTCCACCCCCGTTCGGATCCGGAGTGCTGCGTTGCGCGAGCAGGTCGAGAAGGTCATCACCGCCATCCGTCCGGCCATTCAGGCGGACGAGGGCGACATCGAGTTGATCGAGGTCGACGAGGCCTCCGGCGTCGTGACCGTCGAACTCAAGGGCGCGTGCGTCACCTGCCCGGCCTCGACCCAGACACTGAAAGCCGGCATCGAGCGGATCATGAAGGACCGCGTGGACGGCGTCACCGAGGTCGTCGAGATCAACGCCCTCGGAATGAGCGAGAGCGCGGTCTCGCTCTAGCGGGAGCGCACCGCGGCGAGATTGCAGGCGTTGTTGATCAGACCGAGGTGGCTGTAGGCCTGCGGATGGTTCCCGAGCCCGCGACCGCTCACCGGGTCGACCTCCTCGGGAATCAGGCCGGTGGGCCCGGCGAGCTCCACATAGGCGGCGAAGAGCTCCTCGGCGCCGTCGACGTCGCCGATCAGGAGCTTGGCGTCGATCAACCAGCTGGTCATGAGGTTGAAGCCGCCCTCCTCACCGGGCAGGCCGTCCTCGTGCTTGTAGCGGTAGACGGTGTGGCCGCTGCGCAGCCAGGTCTCGACGGCGTCGACGGTCGCCCGGAAGCGGGAATCGTCGGCATCGACGAGCCCGAACAGGCCGATGGCGAGCACCGAGGCGTCGAGGTCGGTGCCGTCGTACGCGGTGGTGAACGAACCCACCTCGTCGTTCCAGCCGTTGGTGAGGATGTCCTTCTCGATCTGGTCGCGCAGCGTGATCCACTCCGGCCGCTCCCGGCCGAACACGGTCTCGGCGATGCCGATCGCCCGGTCGACCGTGACCCAGCACATCACCTTCGAGTTGGTGTGGTGGCGCGGCGCCGAACGCACTTCCCAGATCCCCTGGTCGGGCTCCATCCAGCGCTGGTTCACCGCGGCGACGAGATCCTCGACGAGACGCCAGTGTCTCGTGGAGAGCGGGGCGTTGATCTCGCCGAGCTGGTGGATGAGTTCGAGCACCGGGCCGAACACGTCGAGCTGTACCTGGTGGTCGGCCGCGTTGCCGACCCGGACCGGTCGGGAACCGGCATAGCCGGCCAGCTCCTCGATCGAGGCCTCGGGAGGCAGCGACTGACCGTTGACGGTGTAGAGCGGTGACAGCCGCTCCGGGCCGACATCGCTCGTCTCGATGACGCGGAGGAGCCAGTCGAGCAGGTCCATCGCCTCGTCGATCGAGCCGAGACGCACGAGCGCGCCGGCCGACATGGACGCGTCGCGGATCCAGCAGTAGCGGTAGTCCCATTGGCGCACGCCGCCGATGTGCTCGGGCAGGCTGGTCGTGGCGGCCGCGAGGATGGCACCCGTCGGGCCGTAGCAGAGCGCCTTGAGCGTGAGCGCGGAACGGCGGACGAGGTCGGGTTCGACGACGGGGAGGTCGAGCCGGGCGGCCCACTCGGCCCAGAACGCGATCGTGCGATCGCGCCGGTCCGCCTCATCGCTGCGATCCGGCCGCATCGATGCCGTGCCACACCGCAGCTCGAGGATGACCGGCCCGTTCGCCAGGTCGACCTCGGCCGTCGCCGTCTGGTGCATGCCATGGTCGATGACCTGCCAGTCGACGCCCGGCGCTCGGAGCACGACGAGGTCCTGCGCGTTCGTGACCTCCAGGCCGCCGTCCCGCAGTTCGAGCTGGGTGGGGAACCGCCCGAAATCGAGCCGAGGGGCGAACTCGACGATCGCCGTGCCCGTGCCCTCGATGACCCGGACGAGATCGGTGCGGCCGGAGATCCGATGCGGCCGGCCGTCCGAACAGTCGAGATAGTCGGTGACGGACATGGACTCCCAGGACGTGCGCAGGACGAGCGAGTCGTCGTCGTAGACCTGGACGGGATCGCCGTCCGGTGTCGACGGGCGCACCGAGAAGTGACCCGCCGGCGGACCCCCGAGCAGTTCGGCGAAGATCGCGCTCGAGTCGATGCGGGGGACACAGAGCCAGGTGATGCGGGCGTCCGGGGTGACGAGGGCCACGGTGCGCTGATCCGAGAGGATCGAGTGGTCCTCGATGGCGGTGATGCCGGCGCCGGCCAACCACTCGGACCGCCGGGTGAACAGGGCCGCGAGGAGGACGGCGACGTCGTCGGGGGTGTCGACCCGGAAGCCGGCGGAGGTCTCGCCCTCGCCGACCTTCACCCCGACGTCGGGTCCGGCGAGCGTCGCGAACGCGTCCTCGTCGGTGACGTCGTCGCCGAGGAACAACACCGCGCCGGCGCCCACGCTCTGACGCACGGTGGTCAGCGCCAGGCCCTTGTCGGTCGGCACGAGCAGCAGCTCGCACACCATCTTCCCGTGGCGGACGGTCAGCTCGCCGACACGCCCCGCGATCTCGTCGAGCTCGGCCAGCACCCCATCGATCGCGGCCTCGTCGACGTTGCGATAGTGCACCGCCACGGAGGCGGGCTTCTTCTCGAGCGACAGGCCGTCATGGCGGTCGACGAGGGCGCGGAGATCGTCGAGGAGCGCCGAACGGCGCGCCCGGAGATCGGGATCCAGGTCGAGGGCGAAGTCGATGTCGAACTCCGTGCCGTGCGAGCCGACCAGATGGACTTCGGCCGGAAGCCGCGAGAGTGCGGCCAGATCGCGCAGTGAGCGGCCGGAGATCACCGCCACCTCGGTCTGGGGCAGCGCCGCGAGGTTGCGGAGGGCGACGCTGGTCTCCCGCAACGGGAGCGCCTTCATCGGATCGTTCACGATCGGGGCGACCGTGCCGTCGTAGTCCGAGGCGATCAGGAGCACCGGCTGCTGGGCGAGCTGGTCCAGTCGGGCGACCAGATCGGGGTTGGTCATGAGATCGCCGGCCACGGGCTCAGACGCTACCGGCGCGGCGCCGTCGTTCGTGGTGATCCGGCGGTGGTTCCGGCGCCGCACGCGCCCGGTAGCCCCACCGGCACCCGGTACCGTGGGGCCAGTGAGCGATTCGTCCCCCGACACTGACGTCACCAGTTGCTATCGGCACAAGAACACGCCGGCGGGAGTGATCTGCCAGCGTTGTGACCGGCCGATCTGCACCCAGTGCATGCATCAGGCCTCGGTCGGGTTCCACTGCCCGGAATGCGTGAAGGGTGGCAAGCAGCAGATTCTGCGGGGTGCGCCCACGTTCGACCCGATCGTGACGAAGATCCTGATCGGGCTGAACGTCGTGATCTTCGTCCTGGCCCAGGGCCGGGCCGGCGCCGACCTCGATTTCGGGCTCATCGGCCGGGGGTTCGTGTCCGGCGAGGGCTTCATCGGGGTGGCCGAGGGCGAGTACTACCGCCTCGTGACCTCGGGTTTCATGCACGCCGGTCTGATGCACCTCGCCTTCAACATGTACGCCCTGTGGATCCTCGGCCCCCAACTCGAACGGGTCTTCGATCGGCCCCGCTTCATCGCGCTCTACATGGTGTCGCTCTTCGGCGGGGCGGCCGGCGTGATGCTGCTCGACCCCAACGCGATCACGGTCGGCGCGTCCGGCGCGATCTTCGGCCTGTTCGGTGCCATCGCGGTGATCCAGCGATCGATAGGGATGAACATCTGGGCGAGCGGCCTCGGCCCGATCCTGGCGCTCAACCTCTTCATCACCTTCGCCATTCCCCGCATCTCGGTGGGTGGTCATCTGGGCGGCCTGGTGGCGGGCGGTCTCGTGGGGCTGCTCTACATCGCCGCCATCCGCGCCCGCCAGAGCCCGTGGGTCGCGCTGGGTGCGGCCACGGTTTTCGGCCTCGCGCTCGCCGCGGTGTCGATCCAGCTCGCGCTGAACCCGATCTGATCGCGTCAGGCGAAGCGCTCGGCCAGCAGTCGCAGGTTGCGCTTCCAGACGAGCTTGAGGATGCGCCCGCCGACGATTCCGCCGAGTGGACCCCCCATCCACCACGGGAAGCGCAGCTCCTCCTCCCAGACGAACGACGTGTGGTCGTCGCCGAGTGGGGTGAGGGTGAAGTGGCCGGTGCCCTCGACGAGGCCGACATGGCGGACGCCCATGACCTCACCCGGCTGCCAGTCCGTGATCTCCATCTTGTCCATCAGCCGGATCGGGCCGATCTTCGTGGCGCAGTCGAACGTCGTGCCGACCCCGGCCGTCGTGTCGGAGGTGAACGTGATGGCTTCCGCGTCGTGCATCCACTCGACATGGGTCGAGATGTCCTCCACGTCCGCCCACACGGCGTCGGGTGGGGCGGCG is a genomic window containing:
- a CDS encoding rhomboid family intramembrane serine protease, which encodes MSDSSPDTDVTSCYRHKNTPAGVICQRCDRPICTQCMHQASVGFHCPECVKGGKQQILRGAPTFDPIVTKILIGLNVVIFVLAQGRAGADLDFGLIGRGFVSGEGFIGVAEGEYYRLVTSGFMHAGLMHLAFNMYALWILGPQLERVFDRPRFIALYMVSLFGGAAGVMLLDPNAITVGASGAIFGLFGAIAVIQRSIGMNIWASGLGPILALNLFITFAIPRISVGGHLGGLVAGGLVGLLYIAAIRARQSPWVALGAATVFGLALAAVSIQLALNPI
- a CDS encoding SRPBCC family protein is translated as MARIRVETDIAAPPDAVWADVEDISTHVEWMHDAEAITFTSDTTAGVGTTFDCATKIGPIRLMDKMEITDWQPGEVMGVRHVGLVEGTGHFTLTPLGDDHTSFVWEEELRFPWWMGGPLGGIVGGRILKLVWKRNLRLLAERFA